A portion of the Carya illinoinensis cultivar Pawnee chromosome 11, C.illinoinensisPawnee_v1, whole genome shotgun sequence genome contains these proteins:
- the LOC122280368 gene encoding uncharacterized protein LOC122280368, with product MASRLHMLTKKTPSVRILPSTLKTPLFLEPDPLLIPNQNHLCTKKHPDREHANDLDSFLGHSFRAKVESPQILRFFPSFPFGFCLNPVFSTGFERLAVLEAEDVEPVDDARRVWADSVKKKRKKKMNKHKYKKLRKRLRRKARS from the coding sequence ATGGCGAGCCGTCTACACATGCTCACGAAAAAGACACCCTCTGTAAGAATCCTCCCCTCCACCCTCAAAACCCCGCTATTTCTTGAACCGGATCCCCTTCTTATTCCCAACCAAAACCATCTTTGCACAAAAAAACATCCAGATAGAGAACATGCTAACGATCTAGATTCTTTTTTGGGTCACTCTTTCAGAGCGAAGGTGGAATCCCCTCAAATACTGCGCTTTTTCCCCAGTTTTCCATTTGGGTTTTGCTTAAACCCTGTTTTCTCAACTGGGTTTGAGCGATTGGCGGTGCTCGAGGCTGAGGATGTTGAACCGGTCGATGATGCGAGGAGGGTTTGGGCAGACAgtgtgaagaagaagaggaagaagaagatgaacaaACATAAATACAAGAAGCTCAGGAAGCGTCTTCGTCGCAAGGCTAGGTCGTAA